The Sphaeramia orbicularis chromosome 18, fSphaOr1.1, whole genome shotgun sequence genome contains a region encoding:
- the LOC115439083 gene encoding macrophage mannose receptor 1-like has product MEWSLFLLLLMGQWSFSTCKDYEYHFIKEEKTWSEAQEYCRKHFTDLATVNNLSDLDILCDQRTCQEGWIGLYAEIDTGREWVWFSERNQTSPLPPQSCMVKWGDRSMGRYTCNDKRLSIDVKCWLDLQRICSASNVALTIQESNNPCEFCEPQAPVTLFILFTHKWRWSDGSDHCEHSNPTTQGAKECVVMGNNRGWKSDSCEEPRPFYCYEDELVLVPEQKSWDDALTYCRKHYSDLASITNPTQQTWVQKRVQRAQFDYVWVGLRYTCSLDLWYWASNRLVCYQNWDSKEPGHECDMAGAVKKGTAEWVSLDKGDVYAFICSTKTHA; this is encoded by the exons atggaatggaGTCTGTTTCTGCTCCTTCTGATGG GTCAGTGGTCTTTCTCCACCTGTAAAGATTATGAGTACCACTTTATTAAAGAGGAGAAGACCTGGTCCGAGGCCCAGGAGTACTGCAGAAAGCACTTCACAGACCTGGCCACCGTGAACAACTTGTCAGACTTGGACATCCTCTGTGACCAGCGCACCTGCCAAGAAGGATGGATTGGACTTTACGCCGAAATAGACACTGGGAGGGAATGGGTCTGGTTCAGTGAAAGAAACCAGACCTCACCACTGCCACCGCAGAGCTGTATGGTTAAGTGGGGAGACCGTTCCATGGGCCGTTATACATGTAATG ACAAAAGGCTGAGTATAGATGTGAAGTGCTGGTTGGACCTTCAGAGGATCTGCTCTGCATCCAACGTGGCCCTGACAATTCAAGAAAGCAACAACCCATGTGAGTTCTGTGAGCCCCAGGCGCCCGTCACGTTATTCATCCTCTTCACACACAAGTGGAGGTGGTCCGATGGGAGTGATCACTGTGAACACTCAAATCCCACAACTCAGGGAGCTAAGGAATGTGTGGTGATGGGTAACAACAGAGGATGGAAGAGCGACAGCTGTGAAGAACCAAGACCTTTCTACTGCTACGAAG ATGAACTGGTCCTGGTTCCAGAGCAAAAGTCCTGGGACGACGCTTTGACGTACTGTAGAAAACACTACTCCGACCTGGCCTCCATCACCAACCCCACCCAGCAGACATGGGTCCAGAAGAGGGTGCAGAGGGCCCAGTTTGACTACGTGTGGGTGGGACTGCGCTACACCTGCAGTCTGGATCTCTGGTACTGGGCCAGTAACAGGCTGGTCTGCTATCAGAACTGGGACTCAAAGGAACCGGGGCATGAATGTGACATGGCTGGAGCTGTGAAAAAAGGGACGGCCGAGTGGGTCAGTCTAGACAAAGGTGACGTGTATGCCTTCATCTGTTCCACAAAAACCCACGCTTAA